The genome window tccacatgtgtcctcatgtcgtcggggatgatgtctgtcccggggaggggagtagttgttgtggttcttcgaccgtccccgggtagtcccgccagtcgaggccgtcgTTGATTCGGCTCTGGTGGCTTGACTCTGagttgggatgccatgatccctgtcgtactcttctcggcggcggatctcgttctcatgccgtcgttcacgcgaagcgttgatggagctccgcgcgtctcggcgactgttgatggcgtgtcgcaaatcattcggcgggtgagcaagaggtagaagatggttggctgcttgggtgaacaggcgtcgatagccctcggcatcaggagtccgagggagtccatcagctatccgagctagcactcctccgacttcactcggcgtgttcatggctcgggcgaagtcggggtttaggttgcgaccgaagagtggattttcccggcgctgccttgcgtcctgctcggcttgttcctgagctcgtcaacgatcacgtcgtcgggagttccttcgttctctgaagacgcgttcttccggagtttctcccatctccgagatctcgtctcgcgagacaggctgctccggatcccgttctccggcttggTGATGTCGCCGGATGTTTCGGCACCGATTTCTTCGTCGACGGgactcccgctgaggtggttcttccccAGACGcggttggctcgtcgtcggagacggggggcgactccactctcccgatgaaaagaacgtcggggtagaatggcgcggctgtcgtggcgatcttccttcggagagctggaggttgcactTCTCCGGTatcttcggagtttgttggaggagacttctttcttggcggatctgcaatacggtgtagagttccctcttcgtcTTCTATGGACGAgatcgttccaaagcagaacatggATCCGGGACGGAAGGTGATCTTGTTgtggaaggtgatggccattgagctagcttagatcgtcgacacaccccctacctggcgcgccagctgtcggtgttttgggtccgaccgcacacccggggttgcccctcgaggtgtttttaggagtaggacggtgtcgccgactgtagcaaaatggttcgtgccagacgcACGAGAgataatggacagtgtttacaggttcgggccgcttagagatgcgtaacaccctacgtcctggtgaggatgctttgtgtaatgggttacaaggtaattctctaaagcgagaacgtggagagttgaggtggatggttgAGTAGTGAGTTCGattgatctgaaggggtgccccctaggccttatatattcgaccgtggggcaatacatgtggatatgataacaacatgcacctaaaagatagtgaactgttcgagtctatcttcctatgattctgccgacctatccccgcctggttccgttgcatggggccccaacgcgggaaagtcggatcttccgcTGTGGTttcttgctcaacgctgtggggccgtctggccttgcaccgatccggccttacgtcgatctactttactgattgtccctccccaggcccatgaaggaatgaccttacaatttattgggcccttgggcctttcgtgaggtcttttacccttccagtggacccgggggatatctgtcccccacagagaggcactcaagaaaccgctcgagcccccttgaagaccacaagtataacatcataataagagaggggaaaacagcgtatcatagataatctcatcatgttcattgattagagttaagcaatagcataaagctaaaccataataatccaacccaaataggtaaacaaggacatggataacaaaagctagtcaatccttaagtataaatgtgtaatgcgggaggtgaattaaagaatgaataggacagagataggtcaagggacacttgcctccaccaaccaattgctgctcaggggcttctcttgtgagttcctcgggctcttcaaccggatcgttctctatgcgagtgcaaacatacattcatccatccattgaaattagaaaaccaacagtacaccatacaagagaacaagtagattaaacatgcatagaatatgacatgtgATATTGCACTTTCCAGGGTTAGAAAGAGACGGGGGAGGGTTTCGCGGGGTTAAAGCTTACGCGAAACGCAtcacgggtagacgaataactaaacgttacgtgctatagttctacttagctccaataataaggattagctacatgcactaatggaaacatgaccacttttagtagattaacattaaatgagatagacgattagctatacaaattaactaacataaccaatttctaaattgagactcctatcttattaatatgaacaatgtgattagcacgcataaaatataaaaaaggggggtagacgggcacgtctgggggtagacgaaggcacgacgggccgtgccaaggcactgcgcgctacgcgagcacgcgcgcaaggccgcacgcgcgcgccgcgaactagccgtgcgcacgtcggggccgcgcgctagccgagctcaaggccgcgcgccataagcacgctgggccgagctcgaggccgcgccggggccatcacgacacgagcaaggcacgccggggcgggcgggcgagcacggagcacgggcggggcacgggcggggcgggggcggccggggccggggcggcacggccgggcgcgggggccggGCACGGGGCAGcgcggccgagacgggggccgggcggcgcggggcggcgcggccggggccgaggcggggccgAGCGGCGCGCACGGGGCGAGGGCGACCGGTGCCgaggcggcggcgccatggccggagccgaggcgggcgcgggcgcggccgagccgggccgaggcgggggcggggacggggcggccgagccggggcggcggcGGGGGCGGCTCGCTGGGGAGccgggcggggccgggcgcgggggcggccgagcggggccgggcgcggctgcgccgcgggaggacgccggcgggcggggaagggggagggaggggagggagaaggggggaggggggcctcaccgcggcgagggagggcggcgcggcgacggcggcggcggcggttagggtaggggagagggagagagggagagagaatgacgggcggggcccgcaggggaggggagagagagaatttgggggggagggggaggggcggctgggccgctttgggcccacagggggcgcgcggggggggcggCCCACAGCGGGGgggagggaaaggggaggggggggggctgcgccgggcgcgagggggagggggcggctgggccaaaaatggggggggagggggaaagagagaaaaaaggtttttcctttttctaaaatctacttttctctagatgaatgcgttcacattttcaaacaatcaaaaagtatgcatggttcggcatggtgcatcacacaaaataaagtattttagggtttttctttatatgggatctcaagccgaatcctgctataactttggaaaagatcaaggtttagcgaggagaaaagggaaaaagaaagggtaacgcctgaatttggtgagggaaaagaataaaaaaatctacccccaaattcagggcgttacagacgGGTTCGATAAAATTTATTTTTAGCATCCTCGCGGACCATCcgtggtgcacgaccggaccatccacgactgctttatctgacatctaacgacgcattaaatgcactatagccgttgatatagccgttactgctgaccgttgcgatttcagccgttgatgtgcaggggtagACCGTCTGGACTAGggacgcggaccgtccacggtcggcagaaaaggagcaacggctaggaagtggttggaggctataaatacaaccccaaccacctccattcacttgatCCCAGCACTccactcatacacattcaatataagagctagcaatccattccaagacacattcaaagcttccaatctctccaagttccataattgagacaagtgatcattagtgattagtgacttgagagagagtgtgattcgtgtttcatttgttgctcttgttgcttggttttcttaatcgtgctttcttcttctctctctaaACTCTCTAAATGTTTTGTAAAgtttgcaagagacacctaattgtgtggtgttccttgtggggtcttagtgacccgtgagattgagaaaaagcactcgaccggtctaagtggccgattgagagagggaaagggttgaaatagaccaggCCTTTGTGGCCTACTCAACGgaaagtaggttctttggaaccgaacctcgggaaacaaatcgacGTGTCCACTTGTATTAATCttcaccattcgatttgtttctcccctctcctctctctctaaaattctcttgctcacatcgttttgagtttgctcccaaagttatccgcattgattgagcaactcattgcaagagaaactatctttcgcactccgaattatttctaacactaatccTGGATAtagtgtgtgttcaaagtttataattttcaggtttcgcctattcaccccctctagacgacttttagTGTCGTTGACAGAAGAGGGAGACTAGAGTAGTAGAAGAGAGATTAGATTAAACTTCTTCCTTGCCTTTTCCTTCACATTCGATTACATTATGTAGTCCCAAGGGGACGTGCGGCTACTCCTTCTTATCCCTAACTTTTCTCAACTAACTCAATCTATCTCTTATCCCTAAACTCTCTCAACTAACTCAATTCCAGCTTGTCTTTCTCATCTCTTACTTCTTGTTGTGGTCGACGCTTATACACTTGGCCCCCACATAACATACATGTTAGAACAAGAGGAAATATAATCAGAGTAGAAGGATGGGTTCTCTTGCCACTTGTTGCTCTAATGAATGCAGAATAAGCTTGTGAGCAACACAAGTGATTAGAGTGAAGATCAAAGCAAGAAAAATTTTATAGAGGGAGAATGAAAAACAAATCGTAGATTCCAAAGATTAAGCTTAAATCCTCTTATTCTCGATTGAGAGACCGGAGTCTCCACGAGGTACTCCACAAGCTCAGAGCCTCTTGCTAACCTTTATAATAAATGGGAGTTAAAGCTCCAAGCACAATAGCACACATTCTTCTCTTAGCcactctcacaaggcactatcacaCATCAACGCACATGACTCTCTATGGCAATTGGGAGGCTTTAATTGATCGAGAGTGTTGCTCTAGTGTATAGACTTGAATGCTCAGCTCTTATGTATTGAATGAGCTGGTTAGGGGAGTATTTGTAGCTCCCAACCACCCAAATAGTCGTTAGACTTGGATAACAAATTCTGTAATTTCTGCATGCACAAGACCTTGAACAGTACCAGGACCTCTATCGAATGTTGTTCCCGTGACACCAGACTCTACCATGTGTGCCGCCACACCACCTAGCCATTAGAACCGAAAGCTAACCATTAAACTCTAACAGGTCTGATGCTTACTGAACCGGTGCGGTGTGCCACGCTGCCTAAGGACTGAAAACCAACATCTCTACGCAATTGGTCCGGTGTGCAGTCCAGCATACACCGGACTGGTGCGGTGTGCTAGCCAATAGAAGTCCCAAGAAATTGCTATCCACGCACTGGTGCGGTGTGCTAGCCAATAGAAGTCCCAAGAAATTGCTATCCAGCATACACCGGACTGACTTCTTTAGATTGCTCAAATATTATCCTAGGAGTATTTAGAACTTATCAAAACGATAACATTATCCATCACCAAGATTAAAAAAAAGCTCTGATGTAATCCTATTTTAATAAAAAAATCATCAATATCCCCCACCATTTATTCGAACAGTCACAATATTCAACTCAGTTGTTGCGACACCAAGGCAATGTTTAGCTATAACTAACAATTAAATTTATCTGAACCAAACTGACCTTAATGATAACATTCAACTTATGATCCTTGAAGATGCACACTGAGATGTCGCGATACCAAAGTACGTACAGGACATACAATTTACATTGTTATCAATATTATTATGGGACCATTCAACTTAAAGATTCTTGAAGATGCACACTCGTACATCACATGCAGAATAGCATAAGTACGTAGTAGCTATTGACAATCTTATTTTGTGGAAACCAGCGAATATTGTGAGACCATTCGCGAGAGAAACTGTAAACTGGCAGTGGTGTTTTAATCGAACAAGCTGAAACCCATATCCTGCAAGAAATTCAGCAAAGATTACCAATTAGTAAGGATGTGATTCAACGAATAACATAAAAGGGGACAATAACATAAAAGGGAATTGGGTGGAAATTTTAGGCGTCAAGGCCAAAATTCGTTTCGCAGGCGAGAGCAGCATGTCCACCTCCAATCGCGGACACAGCGCCCATCTGCGAAAATCAAAGTTTACATAGGCGGACACAGCGCCCGTCTGCAAAGCCTtttattctaaacaagtttgggataggCTAAAATTAAAACCTAATAGAACCCACAAGTCATGGTTCAAACACAGAATTAGCTATTTTCTATGCACTTTTATTCAAGGCTAAATTTGTAAGTATATTTCATCCTTTTAAATCTCCTTTTACTATCTTTTATTATGTCAACTTCTATCTTCCTCTCTTTTCAATACTACCACGCCTTAGAATCCCACTAAGTATTAGCGTCTTTGGAGGTCTATGTTAaacatgtccaaaccatctcaaaatTGTTAGACAAACTTTTATTCAATTGTAGCCTATCACATATATCATCATTCTATATTTAATCCCTTgtatggctataaatacaacgcaATATACACATCTTCGTAAGGTTGTGTCTAACGGATCGTGTATATGaccaagcaaaacattgttttgcactATACATAACATTGTTTGCATAGTGGAGTTTAAAATAGGATGTGATATAGGGAATAAGATAAAAGAGCGGCTAGAGATAGCCTAACATTATATGTTGAACATGTCATCTTTTTGTAGGCCAACATTCAGCACCATACAACATAGCAGGTTTAATCGATATCCTATAAAACTTATTTTTTAGCTTCTATGGTACCTTCTTGTCATATAGAACGCCAGATGCTTGACAGTTGACACCACTTCATCCACCCTACTTTAATTCTATGGCTAATATCTTCATCAATGTCCCCGTCACTCTATAGCATTAAACATAAATACCCGAAGTTGTCCTTCCCGGTCACTACCTGACCTTCCAAAGTAGTATCTCCTTCCTCATATGTAGTCAAGGATTTCAATTTTGTTCCAAAATTTTCAATACCCGTTTTTTGACCAAAGTTTGACTTTCGTATCCTTAAATTCTAAACCAAAATCCATTTGAAACCGGCCCGGTTTTCGCTTACCGGTGAGCACCGGTTTCCAGTGAAACTGGCTCGATAAGTTCAACACTGTATGTAGTATCGAAATCACATCACATATATTTTGTTTTTAATGAAGCCGCTGCTGCCTGATTTCAACCCACCATCAATGGATTTGGACCCACCGCCGCTGGAGGTGTGTGCGCGCCATCGCAGAGTTCCGTACTTCCGTCTATAAATAAAATGTCCGCTTGCGAAAGTGCTCCCGTATTTTTAGGGTGCGGGTAAACTTTGTGGCCGCTTCCATTAAAAATTGAACAGTGCCTCACCAAATTATTTATGTAGCAGTGTAGATAGCCCTCTATATATGTGGTTATGCAATGTAGCTAGTGAATGTTAGCAAGGCAGCTATTCACAAATGGTGTGCTAAACTCGAAAGGTAACTCTTTCAACAACAAGCAGATAAACCAAGTAGATTGTTTATTGGTGTACGATTGACGTAGAACTAAATGATTTAGGGTctatttgtttgggattataatctgctCAGATTATGTAATCTAACTTATTTTAAACTAGTGTTAGTTCAAAATAAGTCAGATTACATAATCTGagcagattataatcccaaacaaacatgcACTTAACTGTTTTAGGTGAGAGACACTTACTTCATCAGACTCTTCCTTCTCTTCAACCTTTTCTTCCTTCTTTGCCTCTTCAGCAGGTGCTGCGCCACCGCCAGCTACAGCTGCTGGAGCTCCCATGTCAATTGCACCACCACCTGAAGGCACAGAGGATAACCTTTCCCTTCCAGCTGCAATCACTTCTGTTATGTCCTTGTCTTTGAGTTCTGTGAGCAGGAACTCTAGTTTTTCTTCATCAGCTTCAGCACCAACTGTACGGAAAACAGATATCGTTGTTATGGCAAACAAGGCCCAGCATAGCGTATAACTATAATTTTCCGACATCAAGTGCTTTACTGTGTCTATTGATTACATTGCAAACGGAACGAACAACTTATTGTACAGTCACCTAGATGATTTCCACAATGATCGTACCACTTATTCTAATACGTCTTGAAATCAGACTCCATATCATGATTCATGACTAGACACGCACTATTTTAACTCATATTGATAAATTGCCCTTCTTAATCTGGCTAGGAAGAGTAACAACGGCAGGAAATGGAGCATATTCGCCCTCCCTAGGAGGCTGTGGACGGATGGATGACTCAGTTCCTACTTGTTCCCAAAGGTTTAGCCGGTCATTAATTATAAGGCCAGTAAAGCACACTAATAAACTCCCTAGCTTGACTAACGGAAGCTAACATTAGTAACAAACCCCAACACTCGAGAGACTTAAACTAAACTAATCAATCTCAGCCACCTTCTTGCGTGCAAGATAACTAATCAACCTCAACTACTAGTGGACACCTTGCATGCAAGATAACGAATCAACCTCAACCACTAGTGAAAGCAGACTTCTTCTCTTGTTGCATGCAAGATAACTAATCAACCTCAGCCACTAGATAACAGATCGAAGAAAGTTATGACCAAATTTAAATCTGAAGAAGCGACAGTTACAACCAGAATAGCAGAAATACCTGATTCCAGAATGCTCTTAACATCATCAGCAGTCGGGGAAGTGTTTCCACCCAGAACAGCAAGCAGGTAGGCAGCTATTACCTTCATCCTGGAAACTGCAGAAATGCCTATAACATCTTTATCTTTAAAGACAAATAAATGCACTCGGATCAGCATGTACAAAACATGGTGCAACTTAAATATCGTGCCATCGTGGGACAGAAAAAGATCAATAAGGCTTCCCTACCTCTTAGCAAGCGACCATAATGAAACAAGGAAACACATTGCAGGATTGGCAAGCTTACAATAACAAGTCAATTCAAGTAGGAACATAACAATCAATTTGGATCCATATCTATATCTTTAGGAATATGTAGTTGATACTTGATAGTTAAATGTGAGTTAAACTCCAAAAATTCATTAATCCATATAAACAGCTCCGCAGAACCTAAAGAGCAGCTGGAATACAAGGATTTGAATCCGAATATTAAGCCGAAGCCACCCCCACCACGAATGGCCTACTCATCCTAACCCTCCCTGAGATAATAAATACATCGCTTTGATCTTAGATTCGTGCCCTGAAAGGCGCAAGTTTCTTTATCTGGGAAAAGAAAGCTAATTGCAAGATCGCGTTGCTTGCTTAATATGTACTGTTTCCTTCCAAAACACACAAAAAAAAAACTAAATCGAATTGAAAAGGTTAGCCGTGATCTTAGAAAACAAGGACCTGAGGCGCGGAGTATATACCACCTCCTCAGCCCTCAGAAAGAGGCAACATGCCAGAGACGGACCGATGAGGATATGAGACAATCAAACAAATCATAGCGTCCAAATCCACCAAC of Zea mays cultivar B73 chromosome 8, Zm-B73-REFERENCE-NAM-5.0, whole genome shotgun sequence contains these proteins:
- the LOC542340 gene encoding large ribosomal subunit protein P2B, with translation MKVIAAYLLAVLGGNTSPTADDVKSILESVGAEADEEKLEFLLTELKDKDITEVIAAGRERLSSVPSGGGAIDMGAPAAVAGGGAAPAEEAKKEEKVEEKEESDEDMGFSLFD